ATTCGTCAATATGCTCCGTCGTTTCAGGATTGTCGCTGGAACCCCAGTCCCACTGAATGCTCTCATCAAGGTCTTCGTCAATTTTCTTGCCGGAACGCAGCATGGCCTGGTTGTAATCTTCGTCCATATCAGGCGAAGAATTCTGCCCCGCTACACCGCTACGGCTGCGGTAATCGCCCACCGTATTCAGCATGTCTATGTTACGGCTTTTAGAGTTAAGACCTGCATGACGCACCGCATAATTGTGTGCCGAGGTAACATAGCGTTCGCCGATAGCGTAAGAACCGATAGCCGTAAACCAAAGCGCGATATCGGTCCATACGAAAGGCCGCACGAACTGTCGTTCACCCAAGTACAGTTCACCCATACCGGGCAACAATGCCGACGAACCCATAGCAATCAGCCAGTTCTTGTCAGAGTTCTTGCTCACGTTTTGGTCAACAGACACAACCACCTGCGAAAAGGCAGATGCAGCGGCGAGCAACAAAACCAAGAGCAACTTCATTAAAAGCCCCAGCTAGCCTGCACGTTAAATCCAAAGCCGTCTACAAAAGACAGACCGCTATCGAAATGCAAATGGTCGTACCAAGAAAGATCTTCTTCGTACAAGGACTTGTTGTGCGAGTTGGCAGAAATAGCGGCATCAACAGCAGAAATGATATGGTTCAGGATCAGTCCGCCAAAGAACCAAGCCTGCATATCGGCATAGTCGTTAGCCTTGCTGCGCAGGCTGCGATACTTCTTTTGATTGCTAGAGGCACCCAGCTTTTCGGTTGCAGAATTAGGGTCTTCCAGTCCAAGAGCCGTTGCAACGGCAACGTCGGACACATCGTCCCAACCAAGCACATAGGCATTGTCAGAAATCAGCTGGTAAACATCGGCTGCGGAATTGAACTTGATCTTGTCCATTTCGTCACCCAGGCTCTTGGGGTTGTTCACGAAATCGTTCACGTATTCCACATCGTTTTTATACAGCTTGTCACGGTCATAGCAACCATGGATAGTCGCCGTTCCAAAGATCCCTTCGCAGAAAGATTCGCGGCTACCCAAGTAGCGACGGCGGAACTCGGACTCGTAGCTCACCGCATCGGCATTGTACAAATCACGCATGCCGCGTTCGTAACGGCCAATAGAATAGTGTTCCTTGGCGAATTTCTTGTACTTGTTCACCTGCTGATCGTACTTGTGCACAGAGAAATAATACCAGCTGCCCCACAAGGCGGCTTCCAAGGCGAGGTACACGCCACCGCGGGCATAAGTAAAACTGGAACCGCCCACATACATCTGGCCGGAACCCGGAATCACGAGAGACATGAACAGGGCCTTACGCGGGCTCTTGTAGCGGCCCTTCATTTCGTCGATGCCGTTGACCTTGGACACCTTTACCGGGCCAAGCAATTCACGGCGGTTCATGCTGCTAGAGGACGGAACATCTGCGGCAGAAGAAGAACTGGGAAGCATTGCAAGGGAATCGCGGATGCGGTTTTCTTCGTTGTGCCTTTTCATTTCGGCGGCGTAGGCTTCTTCAGGAGTCATTTCCCTGACGGAATCGCCGGCGAGAGTATCAACGAGTGCGGAATCTGCAGTCGGTGCTTCGGCAACCGCCGCGGAATCGACCGTAGCACTGCTCGACGAAACTTCAACCGAGCTTGATACCGGAGCGGGGGCAACGCTGCTAGAAGAAGCGACCGAGCTGGATACCGGAGCAGGGGCGACACTTGAACTCGAAGCGACGCTGGAGCTAGAAACCGGGACGGGGGCGGGCTTTGCCGCTACACTGGAACTTGAAGGAACCGAGGCACTGCTCGGCGCCACAGCCGCACTAGACTGAGCCGCTTCGGCTTCAGCCTCGAATTCCGCAAAAAGGTCTCGGGGCTGGGCAAAAGACTGGGCTACAAAAACACTTGCCACGCAGGCGATGAATGAAAAGGCAAATTTGCGCATACAACGCTAAAATAGCAAAATACGGGCATTTAGGCGCATAAAATTCCCCGACAAAGTCAGGGAACTGCAACAAGCCAACACTTTTATACAAATACGAAGAACCACCTAGCGAGGGATTACCCCGTTAGGCGGCGAATCTTGGCAAACCTTAGAGATCTAGATTAGATGCCGAGTTCCTGAGCAACAGCCTGGATACCAAGCTTGTTGATCGTGCGGAGACCAGCAGCGCTAACGCGGAGGGTCACCCAGCGGTCTTCTTCAGGAATGTAGAAACGCTTCTTCTGAAGGTTCGGCAGCTGCTTCATCAACTTCTTGCGGTTAGAGTGGGAAACCATGTTGCCCACGAGGCCGGCCTTGCCGGTAACTTCACAAATGCGGCTCATAATAAACTCCGTTGTTTTATAACGGACGCAATTTTAGAAAAAAAGCGTCCGTTCGTCAAGGTTAAATTATCAATCTTGCAATGTCTTTGGCAGGTTAAATTTGGTAGATTCGACCAATTTTACGAAATTTTCGATTTCTACGGGGGCAAATTTCTCTTTTATCCAGTCCACCACCCCCTGGACAAGCACTTCAGGAGCGCTTGCGCCGCTCGAAATACCCACCGATTCGATATTTTCGAACCATTCCGGCTTCAAGTCTTCTACCGAGGCAATCAAATAGCTAGGAATGCCCTGTTCAAGCCCAAGTTCCATCAAACGGCTGGAATTGGAGGAATTCTTGGCGCCCACCACCAAAAGCATGTTCACCTTGGAGCAGAGATCGAGGACCGCCGCCTGACGATTGCCCGTTGCATAGCAGAGGTCCCCCGCATCGGGGCCAATAATGTTGGGGAAGCGTTCCTTGAGGGCGTCGATAATCTTGCGGGTCTCGGCAACAGAAAGAGTGGTCTGCGTAATGTAGGCCAGTTCCTTGTCGACAGGCACTTCTACGGTACGGGCGTCCTCTTCGTTCTTGATGAGCGTGATGGCTCCCGGCGGAAGCTGACCCAGCGTACCAATCACTTCGGCATGGCCCGCATGGCCAATCAGAATGATGTGGCGACCCGCAGCATAATGGCGTTTGGCACTATAATGAACCTTGAGCACCAGCGGGCAGCTGGCATCCAGCACCTGCAGTCCGCGCCTTTCAGCATCGGCATAAATTTCTTCGGCGACTCCGTGGGCAGAAAAAATCACCACCGAGCCCGACGGGACTTCGTCCAGTTCATCGACAAAGACAACGCCCTCGGACTTCAGCGTATCGACCACGAACTGGTTATGCACGATTTCATGGCGCACATAAATAGGAGTCCCAAACTTTTCAATCGCTTTTTCAACCACGTGAATGGCGCGGTCTACGCCCGCACAGAAACCACGAGGTGTCGCAAGAATCACCTTTTTCATAAAATCCCTTTTATAAAATTCAGCAACAACTTATAAGAATTCAAAACCTTTCTTCTTTCGCCCATCAGGAACGACCGCACCATGTCGACGGCGGGAATCCTACGACGCAAGTAATCCGCAGGCGTGTTGATCCGCGCAAGTACATGCGATTCCACAAGGCGAGCCACCACATCTTCGTGACCCTTGGCGTAAGGGCCCACGCAAGTCGAAACGCCCATCTGCAATGGTTCCCAAAAATCATGGATCCCCAGCCGGCGGTCAAAGGAACCACCCACCACGGCGCTGCGGCTATTCAAGAAAATTTCGCGGGAGAGACCGAATCGGGACACCAAGGAAACGGCACCCTTTTGCACCGTAGGATAATCCACCACAGGCAGTTCAGCCCCTTGCAACATCTTGCGGAACTGGTTCAACTCCGAAAGGCGGCGAGGCATCAGCACCACCGACTCGCCCTTGTCCACAGCATCTTTCGCCATAGCGACAAAGGCCTCGGCTTCTTCTTGATGGAAAGAGACAAACACCACATCGATGGCCGGATTTTCAGGAACGCAAATCAGCCCACCGTCACGAGCCCAGTTCAAAAGTTTCCAGTCACCGCCCATGGTGCAAGGCACAAAGCCCTTGCTGGCATAAGTGAAACGGCCCAGGTCTGCCGCCGTCTGCATGCAGGCATAGCCCATGCCCGAAAAATCAATGAACGGGAACGACCTGCGGTAGCGCCCCGAAACAAGCGCTATGTTTCGGCGAGTCGAAAGCTTGGACATGGTGGAAAGGTAGCCCGGCCAAAGCTCATTCTCGGCCAAGATAAGTCCCAAGGGCTGCACCGTGCTCACGAACAAATGCAGCGCCGACGGAATATCCGCCGGAGCCATAGCCACATCGGCCACGCCCGCGCAGGAATCCTTCAGGAACGAAACCACCTCGACCTTCTGCGAGGTAATCAGGATTTTCGGACAATCGGGCAGGTCTTCCTTGAGTGCATGAGCCAGACCGCGGAGCATGCGGCATTCGCCGAGACTGGCCCCATGAAGCCACAGATACGGACCGTCGCTAGGCCACGGTCCCGATAAACGTTCTTCTATGTGATATTCCCGGTCAACTCCCGGCCACTTGCTGGCAGCCTTCGCCACCGTCTTGACGGCAGCCCCAACTGCAAGGCGTCCTAAGTTCTTTATGTTTAAGCCCATAGCATGAACGCAATCTTACGGACAACGATCAGCAAAAGGATCATGATCATCCAGAGCCATGTAAAATGGTCTGAAAGGAACGCCTCCCTTGCAGAACGCATCGGCCCAGAGCGGTGGAATTCGCGCGGGAAAAAGGCCGGGGTCTGCTGCGCCCAAATTTTCCACTCGTCACCAAACTTTTTCTCCAGGAAGCGGTCATCGAGTTTACCCAGATAGGCTTCAAACGCAACAAGAACCACGATGAACGGAATGACACGCAGGCTTAGGCCTAGGTGCAAGAATATCAGCGAAATTCCAAACGCAGCGTTGGACACGTACAGCGGATGGCGCAACCTGGCGTAGGCTCCCCAGGTCACCAACTCATCGGCCTCCTGGATGTCACCACGCGTATGTTCGCCAATGACGCGGCGCGCCTTGACGCGCAGGTAGAAAGCCAAGATGAATATATTGATAAAAATAAGGAACATGATGAGTTCAAGGTCCGCCGGTTCGAATAGCAGCAAGATCAATGAAAGGATTCCCAAGACCCATCCGCGATAGCGGTACAGGAACTCGCGTTTCGGTTCTTCTTCGGCAAGTGACGCCGTACCCGATTCATTCGATTCGGCAGAAACCGTACTAGACTCCGTTACATCAGCAGGCACATTCTGTTCAGCAGGATTTTCAATCGGATTCACCTGTTCTTGCTCTTTTTCCATTTGTTCATCCATAATCGCCTCCGCTAAAGCTTTGCAACATTAAATATACATTCAACTTCGGGAGAAAGTACATCGTGGCTAACAATAATTGTCCATTTGCCAAGCGATTCAGCCGTTTTTAGGTACGCTTTAAGTAGGGGTTCGCGATCCGCCAGTGCCACAGATGCAAAAGGCTCATCCAGAAGCACGGTACGGCAATCCGAGGCGAGCGCCCAAAGGAGCGCCACTCGGGCACGTTCACCGCCCGAAAGGCCCGATTTCTGAAGGAGGGGGGCCGCCCCAGAAACCCGCATAAAGGTCTCGAGAGTCTGCGCAGCCTCGGCACCGCGCCCTTTTTCCAAAAGTCGAGAAAGCATCCATTTGGAAGGAAGTTCCAGGTCCTGGGCCACAAAGAAGACGTCGCTCGGAGTAGAAACATCGGCTGAATTCCAACGTTCAAGTCCCGAAAGCAGGCGAAGCAAGGTGGATTTGCCAACGCCATTTTTGCCACGGACAAGAACCGGCTTTTCGCGGGACCAATTGAGCGCAAGATCCGTAAACACAGGGATCTCGGAGCCTTCGTAAGTGAATTTACCACCGCGAATGGAAACCGCGTCGGAGGTTGCATCGGAAGTCGCATCTGGTGCCGCGGCAAAATCCTTGCCAGCAGATTTTCCGGCCAATTCAAGCCGTTCAAATTCTTCGAGGACATTGATTGCCGAGACCGCCGAGCGGAACTGCGGCATAACGCGTGCACATTCCTTGACTGGCTTGTAGCAGAGGAGTACCGCCGAGGTAAACAGCACCAGGCCAGACGCATCCATGTAGCCGCGATTCATAAGGAGCGCGCAGAACGCCAATACAAAAACCATCGCAAGCACCGAAACCGTTTCAGTCAAAAGCGAAAGGCCGGACTTCTTGATCGCGGCATTCAATCCGTTATCGCGGAGCCCGCGAACTTCTCTCAAGAGGCCGTCCGAGATTTCTTTGCGTTCGTCGCGGCCGCTCCACTGCCTAAAAAGCCTACGGGCCAGCGACAGATTTCCGCGAAAATCGGAACGGGACCGCAACAGGGATTCTTCGGCGGGGCCAAGCTTATGGAGTTTGCGCTGAAGGACCGCCACCAGTGGCACAATCACCACGAAAAGAAACGTCGTAAGCGGCCAAGAGATATAGAAAAGCACCGGCAAGAAAACCAGCAGTTGAAGCACCGCCTGCACCGCCTGAAAGAAGACTCCCCCGTTATTCTGCAGCACGACCGTGGCCTCGTAAGCAGATTCGACCATACGTTCGCCTTTGGGAGTGTGGAAATTCTTAGGAGCCAGATCACGGAGCCTGTGCAGGAACCATGCCTGCACCCGAGCCGACACCTTATAGAGCCAACCTTCGGAAACTTTGGACTTGCCGTACAGGAACAATAAACGAAACATGGCGAGCGCCACCATTCCCCCGACCCAGGCCGCAAGCGGAATATCAGCCTTGCCATCTACGATATCGATAAAGGAGCGAATACCCCAGAGCACCGCCGCATCAGCAGCACTTGCCAAAAGCGCCAGCGGCAAAAAGCGGATTACACCGCCTTTCAGGGATTTTTTCAGCCATTTTCGCAAATTCACGCAGAAAAATTAACTTTTTTCCTGTTGCCCCCTTGACTAAAATTAAATAGTTACCTATATTTGGCCCTACTAAACGCCCCTATCGTCTAGTGGCCCAGGACTCGGGATTTTCATTCCCGCAACAGCGGTTCGAAACCGCTTGGGGGTATAAAAGGAACCTTTCGAAAGAAAGGTTCCTTTTTTTGTTATCCGCCCTTGACAAACAAAAATAGTTACCTATATTTGGTCGCACAAATCGCCCCTATCGTCTAGTGGCCCAGGACTCGGGATTTTCATTCCCGCAACAGCGGTTCGAAACCGCTTGGGGGTATAAAAGGAACCTACCGAAAGGTGGGTTCTTTTTTTGTTTATATTTATGGCATTCATTACTATGTAAATCTGGGGTATTGATGAAGTTCCTGCTGTACTTAATAATCGCGTGCTTTCTTTGTGGCTGTGCCACAGGTGAATGCAGAACGAACGCATGCCTCACATACAAGAGAACGGAGGCTTTCTGTAACGAAATCCGAGCAGAGGGAGCCTTTTGTTTGGAATACGATTATTTTAACTACTGTATCAGGGATGGTCTGAACAATCAAAAGATTGCAACGATGTGCATAGATACCCTGATTTATAAGGAAATCCTTGAGGTCTTTGACGGAAAATGGGCTAAAGGTACTGTTGGCAATAGCCAGCCAACTGAAGATTCTACGGGTGCAGGCCCTTATTGGATTGATCGAATAGAATACAGTTATAGTTCCTTTACGCGGGATGTAATTCAAGATACAGTAATTTACCATCATTATTGTAAGTCAAAAGACAATAACAACTGTGACATGATTTTTTTGATTCACACAAATAGGGGCCCAAGGTACCAATATGATTACAAAACGAAAGAAATAAAAACCAAGGGTTGGCCTATGTAGAAATCTAAAATAACTGTCATAACGAGGGGAAACGGACGTTCCAAACAGCTTTTTTGTCGGCCTATTAGTCTTCCCTCTCTCAGGAGAGAGAGGGATGGGACTACAAGCTCATCTCATTTCGCTTGTAGCCCTTCGGGTTACGGCCGTTGGCCGTAATCCTTAACTGCGCTTTGTTCGCTTCGCTCTCGCGCAGTTAATCGAACCCTCTCGAGGGTTCTCATCCCGTTTTTTCAGTAAAATAAAAAGCGAAACCTTGCGGCTTCGCTTTTTATTTCAGGAGAGAGAGGGATTCGAACCCTCGGTCCTGTGACAGACTCCGGATTTCGAGACCGGCCCAATCGACCACTCTGGCATCTCTCCGAGGTTCGCACAATGTAGTAAAATAATTTTCGGTTGTCTACACCCATTTCTAAAGAAAAGCTTGCAACCCTTTGAAATCAGTCCCCATATTTCTACATTTGGCCGCAAATCCAACAAAAACGGATCCAAAAAACTTCAGGTTTATAAGCGCGAGTGCGCTTCGGGGCTTTTCAAGGTTCAAGACTGAACCAATCGATAGTGCGGCATGGGCCGCAGATGAAGTTTACGGGTCCCTGAAGGTGCATTATGACAAAGAATACTGAAGAACGTATTCCTGAAGAAGCTATTGACCCTAAATCCAAGATTGCCCGCGAAGCAGACGCGTTTTTGAACGCTATTGCAGGCGGTGCCGACGAAGACGAGGCCGATGAAGCCGCGTTCCTGGAACTGAACCCGAACGGCGTGGTCGTCGACGAAGAAGGCGACGTGCTCAAGAAGGGTCGAAAGTCCGCCATTGAAGTCGGCACGAAGGTCGAATTCGAAGAAGGCGAAGTCGAACAGCCCGAAGAAGATGAAAGCGCCGAAGATTACGCCGAATCTAAAAAGAGCTGTGCCGAACCGGTTGAAGACGAACAACCCGCTGTAAAGGACTCCGCAGAGGAAGAACCGACGGAAGAATCCGATGACGATTCTGACGAGGAACCGGGCGACGAAGCCCTCGTAACTTTCGAAGACCTCGGACTTGCAGACGAAGTTCTTGAAGCTATCAAGGCCATGGGCTACGAGACGCCCTCTCCCATTCAGGCGAAGGCGATTCCCGCCCTTTTGCAGGGAGCAAACTTACTCGGTACGGCCCAGACCGGTACCGGAAAGACCGCCGCAATCTCGCTTCCGCTGCTTTCGAGGCTCGACTTTAATGGTCACGAAACCTCGATGCTGGTACTCACGCCGACCCGCGAACTTGCAATCCAGGTGGCCGAAGCCATCCAGCAGTACGCCGCCAAGATGCCCAAGGTGCATGTGGTTCCGGTTTACGGCGGTCAGGACATCGCCGTACAGCTCCGCGCCCTCAAGCGCCAGGCGAACATCGTCGTCGCTACCCCGGGCCGCCTAATTGACCACATCAAGCGCGGTTCCATCGTGCTTTCGGGCGTGAAGGCCATCGTACTCGACGAAGCCGACGAAATGCTCGACATGGGATTCATGGAAGATGTGGAAACCATTCTCAAGGAAATCCCGGCAAGCGCTCAGCGCGCCCTCTTTAGCGCCACCATGCCTAAAGAAGTCAAGAAGATTATCGAACAGCACTTGGGCGAATACGAAGAAGCCTGCATCGAAGGCAAGACGACAACCGTCGAAAACATCCGCCAGCGTTACTTGCTCGTAAAGAACGAGCACAAGATCGAGGCACTCGCTCGCGTGCTCGAAGGCGAAGACTTTGACGGCGTGCTGATTTTCGTGCGCACCAAGCAGAACACGACCGAAGTCGCCGAAAAGCTGGAAAGCCGCGGCTTCAACGTGGCCCCGCTAAACGGCGACCTCGCCCAGTCCATGCGCGAACGCACCATCAACCGACTCAAGATGGGCAAGCTCGACATCGTTGTCGCCACCGACGTGGCCGCCCGTGGAATCGACGTGGACCGCATCACGCACGTGGTGAACTACGACATTCCCTACGACACCGAATCTTACGTGCACCGCATCGGCCGTACAGGCCGCGCAGGCCGCAGCGGAAACGCCATCCTCTTTATCACGCCACGTGAAAAGAAGATGCTCAAGATTATTGAAAAGGCAACCCGCCAGCCGATCGAAACGATGGAATTGCCCACCGCCGAAATCATCAGCGCAAAGCGCGTCGCCGCCTTCAAGGACAAAATCAAGAGTGTCATTACCACCGGCGAACTCGACAAGTTCAAGGAACTCGTGGAAAGCATGGTTGCCGAAAGCGCTACAGAAGGTGCAGAACCGCCGACCGCCGCAGACATCGCCGCCGCCGTCATCAAGATTTGGCAGAAAAAGCAGCCGCTGTTCCCGGAACTCAAGCCGCTTGACGTTCCTCGCGAACGCCGCGAACGCAATGACAATTTTGGTCTTGACCGCGAAGAAAAGAGCCGACTCCGCAAGGAACGCAACGAAGGCGCAAACGGCGTCGAAGAAGGCTACCTGCGCTACTACCTGGGTGTTGGCCGCCGCGACCATGTGACGCCGCGAGACATCGTAGGCGCAATCGCCGGCGAAGGCAATATCAGCAGTTCCAACATCGGACGCATCAAGCTGTTCGACAAGTTCAGCACCGTAGAACTTCCCGAAACCATGCCGCAAGAAGTTCTCGACATTCTCGCCGACATGACGATTCGCGGTAACGAATCCAGATTCCGCCTGATGACCGACGAACCGCCTACCGGCCCTGCCCCCGGAACTCGCCCGCGTGCCAGCCGCGAAGACCGCCGTAGTTTCCATCGCGATGGAGACCGTCGCAGCAAAAAGTTCGACGACAAGCCTTTCGAAAACCGCAAGGCCCGCCGCGAAAAAATGTTCGGCGACAAGAAGTTCGGCAAAAAGGAAGACCGCTTCCACAAAGACCACGACGAACGCAGCTTTGGCGACAAGCCCTTCCGCAAAACTCGCCGTTTCGGAAGAGTTTAAGTAAAGACAAGAGGTTTGCTCCGGCAAGCCTCTTTTTTACTATACTTGCGGCATGACTTTTTCGACTCTTATTGGCATCATTCTGTTGCTAGCCCTTGTCTTTTTTAAGATCAAGGGCAAATCGCCGAAAAAGAATCCGAAAATGTACCATGGCGATGGACGCCGCAAGACATTCCGCGATTTCGAGCAGGAACGCCGCAAGGGTCTGAGCGATGGAATTCGCGGACTGGACAAGCCTTTTGAATTGGGCGGTTACGGCATCACGCATGCGCCAACCCGCAGCGAGAACTTCTTTAAGCCAGATCCGAAATTCAACGACGAGCGCATCGCAAACGATCCGCGAGGCATTTTTGGCGAAGCGGCCATGATGGCTTTGACCGCACGCGTCTGCGATACCGACAAGCGCCGATATGTACTGATGCGAAACTTGTACATTCCCGCACGCACTGGCTTCACCGAAATCGACGCGTTACTTTTGCACCAGTCGGGCATCTACGTACTCGAAAGCAAGAACCTTTCGGGCGAAATCGCAGGCGACCTTGAAAGCGAGCGATGGAACCAGCACTTGAACGCAAGCACCGAGCATACATTCCACAACCCGATTCGTCAAAACATCGGGCACATTTTGGCGCTAGAACATTTTCTGAAAATCCGCCATGAACAGGCGCACTTTATTTCGTTCGTGGTATTCAGCGACCGTTGCGTACTGCGAAAGGTACCCAAGGATAACGAATTCTGGAGCATCGTTCATTGTAGCGAACTGCAAGACGCCCTACTCAAGCGCATCACGAGCCGCAAGACCATTTACACTATGCAACAGCTTGAAGACTTTTATTATAAATTGCAAGGTTGCATGAATGTGAGCGAAGAAGTGAAGGCGAAGCACAGGGAATATGCTAGTAAACGGAGTGAGCAATGAGGTCGCTCGTAAACTCGCTTCGAGCGCGCTACGCTTTGAGCAAAACATTAGGCGCCCTAGGCGCGATTATTTTTAACTCAAAGGGGCAAAGCCCCGTCCTCACCCCTCAAAGGGAGCCCTAGGCGACCGAGCTGAGACCTATATGAAACAGATTGTAAAAAAGACAGTTCTTGATAACGGAATCACTATTTTAACGGACTACATGCCGCATGCCTACTCGGTTGCGGTTGGCGTCTGGGTGCCGCGCGGATCGCGTCACGAAGCGAAAGACGAATTTGGCCTGAGCCATTTTTACGAGCACTTGGTATTCAAGGGAACCGAAAACCGCAGCGCCCTTGAAATTGCCCGCGCTATCGAAGACAAGGGCGGAAACCTGGAAGCCTACACCACCCGCCAAGAAACGGGATTCTACGCTCAAATCGAACGCAGCCACTTGCCGCTCGCCATCGACGTGATTGCCGACATGCTCATGCACCCGCGCATGGACAAGAAGGAAATGGAAAAAGAACGCCGTGTGATTATCGAAGAAATCCACAGCTACGACGACATTCCCGAAGAAATCGTGGGCGACGTCTTTAACGCCATTCACTTTAAGGGTTGCGGCATCGCGCATTCCATTACCGGAAACATCAAGCAAGTCAAGGCACTTACCCACAAGCAAATGCTCAAGTACAAGGAGCAGGTCATCAACGAGATTCCGCTCCTGATTTGCGCCTCGGGCAAAGTCAACCACGAAGAGCTTGTGGAAATTTGTGCCGAAAAATTTGCACAAAAGAAATCAAATGGCACAACCCCCATCGACATTTACAAGGCCCACAATAGCGTAAAGGTCGTACAGAAGCAAGACATTGCCCAGTCGAACCTTTTCTGGGGTTTAAGCTTTGACCGTTCCCTGGTAGACGAGCGTACCCGTTGCGCGCTTTCGCTGTTCAATGTAGCGATGGGTGCGGGCATGGCCAGCCGCTTGTTCCAGAAGATTCGAGAAGACAAGGGCCTCGCCTACTCCGTTTATTCTACCGCCGACATTTACTGCGACTGCACCGACTGGGGCGTATCCCTTGCTACCGAGCCGCACCAGCTGAAAACGGCGCTTGACCTTTCGCTGAACGAGACTCGCAACTTCTTGAAGCATGGTTTCAACAAGGGCGAATTCGAACGCACCAAGACAAACATCTTGGGAGGCATGTACCTGGGTGCCGACAGCCCCGAAAAGCGAGTTGTCCGCATGGCCGAACAGGTATTGCACCTGGGCGAATACCGCACCATGGAAGAATCCGAAAAGATCATCAAGTCCATGCCGGAAGAAGAAGTTGTCGACATCACGAACCGCCTGTTCGCAGCAGCCAAGTTCTCGGCAGCCGTCATTGAGCCCGCCGGACGCAAAAAGACG
Above is a window of Fibrobacter sp. UWT2 DNA encoding:
- a CDS encoding pitrilysin family protein; the encoded protein is MKQIVKKTVLDNGITILTDYMPHAYSVAVGVWVPRGSRHEAKDEFGLSHFYEHLVFKGTENRSALEIARAIEDKGGNLEAYTTRQETGFYAQIERSHLPLAIDVIADMLMHPRMDKKEMEKERRVIIEEIHSYDDIPEEIVGDVFNAIHFKGCGIAHSITGNIKQVKALTHKQMLKYKEQVINEIPLLICASGKVNHEELVEICAEKFAQKKSNGTTPIDIYKAHNSVKVVQKQDIAQSNLFWGLSFDRSLVDERTRCALSLFNVAMGAGMASRLFQKIREDKGLAYSVYSTADIYCDCTDWGVSLATEPHQLKTALDLSLNETRNFLKHGFNKGEFERTKTNILGGMYLGADSPEKRVVRMAEQVLHLGEYRTMEESEKIIKSMPEEEVVDITNRLFAAAKFSAAVIEPAGRKKTALDIDFF